GATAGTAAAATGCATTTGTCAatattattgatcaataacccTTTCTTCAAATCCTAACAAACCTATTCACATTCAAATGATGAGTTTACTGTCACAGAAAACTGGGGGGAAATTATTTATGATTCTCTGTTGTCAGATCGTCAATAGAAAACCAAAAATATCAATGTCAccacttcttttccttttccaaaaagaagaagaaaagaacaccACATTACATGATAATAACCTGTCTCTTGTCCAAGGGCTGTACCTTATATCAGATGGAGTTTCAAGAGTCAAAAATCAGGAATTAAATGTTTAGTGTTTTGCCTGGAAAGTGTTAAAatttataaaatatgaaaataatcaaataaaaaatcaaCAGTGCATGGTGCATTTGCAGACTTgatacagaaaacaaataacttgAGTGTGATTCACAatctcctgtttttttattattaataacaatactTAGGCATcattaaacagaaaaaataaaataaaaaataacactgtAATTAGGACATAGTTGTTTCTTCTGTATCACGGGAAAAGAGAGGTTGCTGGTTGGTCTAGGCTAGTAAATATCATGTTTGGTGGAATGAGTGCAAGTTTGGAAATGAAAGAGGTGAAATGTGAGTGATGAGTGAGACAACAGGGAAGGAGAATGTGAATCTTGTCATGTGAGGTGGAGACAGGAAACAAAAGGAGGGAACATGAAGACATGAGAGAGGGAGACCGTCCCATACATTACAGATAAGGCACTTGACAtacaaaaaaacttaaaaccatgacaacaaatttgcaacacatttttcattaataCCTCGAAAgatctcaaaaaaaaaaaaaaaaagattcctggaaggaaaaaaaaaaaatcaatcaacatACCTGTAAACCCGTTTCATACCAAAAATAATTCACTTAGATCAACACTCTTCCCAAGGTAAATAAATATACCCCAGGATATTAGGCAGTAAACTGAGGAAATATGGCCAATATGCGTAAATTGTGGAAATGGCTAATCTTCTTATTTCATTTGCCATAGCATAGTTCCTTCATTTGAACAGAGTGATTCGCCCTTTGCAATTATTATACAGAGTCATAGCTTCTCACATTCGGTTCATTTCACATCACTGTGATTCGGCACTCGACTGAATCAAAGTACTTCAGCCaaaccagagaaaaaaaaaactctgctcCATCACCACATCCCTGCAACACCTGAAGACAGAAACTCCTTCACTCAAAGGACTAACTCCAAGGCAAAAACAGAGCAATGTAGTTTATGCAGTGCAATATAAGGAGGATTGTACTGAACAACCACTGCATAAATGCATGGCACGGTACATTACAGAAGAGCCAGCTCATGTGGGCAGGACTCAACTGTCCACCTCTATTTGAAGGACAAAGGACATTCTTGATTTGACAGTGTTCGCATTCTGGCCTGGGAAGACAGATGAAAGTGGAGGAAAGAAGCCATCTAGGTGGCCTCAGACACCAACAATCTAGGTGGCCTCAGACACCAAAACTGATatgcaattaaaacaaataaaagcaagaTTTTTCTTGCTGTTTATCTAaaccacatgttttatttaaaacttacTAGGCAGACTGGTTTATAAATGGCACCAGCTAATTTGGGGAGCAGAGGCACACAGTCCTACTGCACATTATTACATGATACTGTAGATAACATTATATAAGAGACACTGTATGTTTGTGCAAAGATGTTGCAATAGCTGTACATACACATTCTTGCATAGACAGAAAAATTAGGGAAATCAATACCCTATCGTTAAACTTTCATAAAAACGCTCAGTCATTTGCTCTTttagaagaaaacagaaaaggagAATGAAACAGAGCAACATAAGATTAAAGCATAAAAGCTATAAAATGGCATTTGGACAGCAATTAGCTGGCTCTAAGGCACAGTTAGAACAAGAAAGCTAAAGAAGAAGCAGCATCACTTCTACACATACAGTGTGTCCTCTCCACACTTTTTGGTCCTCTCCATTTTCTTTCCTGTCTCCTATATTTTGGGACTGTTGTCTCACACTGTGACAGTGATACATTTTTCTCTGatgacaaagaacaaaaaacccAGCTGTCACTTTGATGTGAAACATCTGCTGGGTCTCTGGGCCCTCTAAAAGTACGAATGTACACGtgttagtgtgtttttgtgtcgtgCAAAAGGAATTAGTGTCATATTTCCTCGGGATACCTGGTGTTCTTGTTTTTAAGGAATGGCCTGTCCCttccctccttctcttttcctccctccctcctgctccCCTACCGAGGGGATATGAGTCTGTCCCACATTCCTTTATCTTGACACttgtttgcttttattctgtcttgctgtgaTTGTTGTTGTAGACCACATGGCCGTTCTGTACTGGTccatttttcttcatgttctttttGTCGTgcaccttcctctcctcctcttcttctgattCATCTGTTTCATCCTTGTCACTCCTTTCATCATCTACTTTttcctaaaagaaaaaaaagaaaagcaaaaaggcAGTGTGAGAAAACGAGGCCTTTTAGAGCGGCATCATAAATCTCTTAAGAGCTTCCTTTCTGAATGCATTGCTGCCCTTGACAGTGTCACAACAAATTTAGAAATTAGTAAGAAAGTGGACATAAATaaatttttcattgtttttgtcaaatatacATTCTcataatatacatatttttacattttggctATTTCCATGTGTATTATACTGTTAGATTAAAAACCTGAATCTTCAAGTGACAAAAAGTGAAAAGGATGACACGTGGTGACAATTCTACGGACATTTATTACCTGAATCTGCTGAACCTCTCGTCTTTACAGAAATGTATAGTGACTTCAACTAATTGCTTTGCTGTACAATCTGCTGCTTAACTACAGTatttcattaataataataacaaagatgaaaaacaataataatttagaCTTAACCAGCACCCTTTAAGGTATGCAAGGCCAGTTTATaaagctgagaaaaaaaaaagaggacagaTTATCATTTCTTTATTCACTGTCtccggctttatcctccacacgagagGCACGAGGCCACGTGCTTGGCCATCCTCAGCTAAATGCTCTAAAAGCTTGGCAAATTCCTTAACACACAACTCTACATGAACAATAACACTCCTCTGAGTCTAATGTGAGCGCTGGAATGGTCAAGATTAGCCTATTTTCTTACATTGTTGGTGAGGAAGCGGACTGCGATGCGTATAATGAGGACAGCCCAGAAGATATGCAGACACTGCAGAACCATCAGAAGCCCATTAAAGAAGTAGTAGCCAAAGAAGGGCTTGTAGACGGTCACTGGGTAAATCcaagtacagtatataatgctgcaacacaacacagtaaGAATTAAGGCAAAGACAGATCGATACCATGCAGAAAAACTACATCGAGAAACACATGTgaatgcatttttgtttttaaatatgtgtatagGCGTATACCGGAAGGGGAAGATGAACAGACGAGTGACAATGAAGACTGCAGCAAACACAATGAAGATGTAGTTACAGGCATTACGCCACCCAGCATAGTTGAACATCTTTGCAGActgaaagaggaaaagagaaatccttttactttaaaaaggaaaattgaGGATTAACTGGCAACCACATGAAGTTAttccactaggtggcagtgtAGTGACATCAGAAATCATAGCACTCACAAAATCCTAAATTGTAAACACAACTTACATCTAATTTAATACTGTTTTGAATGCTTTTAAATggcattatttttattgataGGGATACAtgacaacacaaacaatcaaaATAAGAATTTGAATATTGCATATATAAAGGCATTACCTCTAGAAAGTAATCAGAGGAGTCGTGCACAAGCATGATGAGAGTTCCAGCACGGATGTAGTTAACACACCAGGAGAAGCTGATGAGGAGGATGGTCGCTACATGGTGGACAATCTGCTCCTTGAAGTCCTTAAAAGAAGGAAACATGGTGGAAACAGACATGTTACATGTTGGTGGAAAAGAAGTGAttgagaatatacagtatacgtgtatgtgtatatgtgtgtgtatgttgaaAACACTCTTAAGAAGTATCTAGGTTAATACTGTGCTGAAAGACCACTCTGTTTTTCTTGAGCAAGATTTTCCTCAACCAGCTGACCCGGGTTGAGTAAAGtccagacactcacacacatttacacacacgtgTAACAACAGTCTAACGTCCACACACAGCCCATGCCAGGTGTCAAACTGATAACATGGCAAGAACAGACTGTTGTATGGGGGTCATAGAAGGAAAATAATATTCATACAAGGGGCTAAACCTCTCTGTATGaattacagatttatttttaatttacttttgtTTCGATGCAAGTCAAATTCACTCACTTTGCGTTTCACATCGGAGGCCACACTGAAGAGCAGAGAGCTGTAGAAACCCAGCTCAATCATGTAGTACCAATACTGTGATGGCAGGAGagtctgcagaggaaaaaaacagaactgtATTGATCAATGTGCCATTTATTCGCTTGATGTCAATCGatttaaatgtcagtaaataGTGACAAAGGTCGTCACACAAACTTAGAGCCCAAGTAGACACATTTGTACTGATTATTTTCTAAAATACAGATGATATAGAAccaacaaatgtgtgtttgtgttttttgacatttcatttcatttgaaccCTGTATTAAGAAGCAGGGTTTACCATGCATTGATCAATTTGTGGTGGGCCGCCACAGAATCAACAGTGAATGCCACACATCTCAGGCTGGTCTGAGATGTGTCTTGATTTGTGTATTAGCATTGCATATTCTGCATTGTTTGCCAAATTACAGTCCAatttaatacattatttatgaTTATGTCAAAGAATGGAAGGAATAACATGGGCAACACTGTTTTCAATTACCTACTAAATAcaggacattaaaaaaatgtttttttagaactaataaaatataaatataataaatattatcttaaaaaaaatgattaagtgTAACATACTGAATAACCCATGAGtgtcaggcaaaaaaaacatggctgaaGCAATGACACTCAAGTTAAAAGAAAGTCCTAGATGCCATGGCACTTAGTATTGGCAGTGCCATTTATGAGGGAAATGTAGTCATTGTTTTTGCAGACACTCTGGTGCATTCAGTGTGTATATAACCATCCCAAAGACGTACCAGCACAGGAAAGCCTTGCCACATCTCCTTCAGGTCGTACAGCCAAGGTTTCTGGAAGGGGAcaaaagagagtgagacagcAGAACAACATGTGTATTTACAGTAACTGACTCAGCAGAGCACTGAGTCACTACTGCCCCTCTGACGAGCAAAAGGCGAGAAAATACAGACTACCATGGACCCACTGCCAGGTTACAACTGGAAGGGCAGCTGACAAATCAGGATGTGAAAATAAGAGATGAGAGGAAGAGTGTGAGGAGGAGATTGGGTTTGGGATAAAATGGCAGTACTCACATCGATGAGGGCGGCCAGGCCAGCAATGAAAGCAAGAAGGTAAAAGGTAAATCTCCAACTGtaagagaacacacacacatacaaacacactctctATTCAGTCAATAGGTAAAGACAATAGACACATTTTCTACCAGAAGACACATTAATGCATCAGACACACAAGAATGAATAGAGGAGAGAGATTTCAGgtggaatggaaaaaaaaatctggtgaACTACGCTGAGAATGTCAAATTAggacacacaaaaccacacacactcagaacGGAACACAATGAGAGCTGTCAG
The sequence above is a segment of the Solea solea chromosome 13, fSolSol10.1, whole genome shotgun sequence genome. Coding sequences within it:
- the LOC131471634 gene encoding ceramide synthase 2-like, coding for MLSQLSEWFWQERLWFPEGLGWADLEDRDERVYAKAKDLWVALPIALVFLIIRQIFERTVATPLASLLGVKEKVRRKAPHNPSLESYYCKITKNPTQSSIGTLSKQTGYSDRQVQRWFRRRRNQDRPSLLKKFREASWRFTFYLLAFIAGLAALIDKPWLYDLKEMWQGFPVLTLLPSQYWYYMIELGFYSSLLFSVASDVKRKDFKEQIVHHVATILLISFSWCVNYIRAGTLIMLVHDSSDYFLESAKMFNYAGWRNACNYIFIVFAAVFIVTRLFIFPFRIIYCTWIYPVTVYKPFFGYYFFNGLLMVLQCLHIFWAVLIIRIAVRFLTNNEKVDDERSDKDETDESEEEEERKVHDKKNMKKNGPVQNGHVVYNNNHSKTE